In a genomic window of Bicyclus anynana chromosome 5, ilBicAnyn1.1, whole genome shotgun sequence:
- the LOC112047135 gene encoding activated Cdc42 kinase Ack translates to MDSSPDWLYEILQNVQLEQFYLPIKDELQITRLAHFDYVHSEDLEKIGISKPGIRRLQDAVRKKKLQLWNRKFWNKLFGSSSSASREKTEVVKPQALTDSRTTSFILEKDVILYNELGNGSFGVVKRGEWRVSDQVKLPVAVKVLKESVFSQPGVYEDFKREVEAMHSLKHPNLIKLHGVVFYPLMMVCELAPKGALLDFIRSQNGKLSLSYISKWSEQVAAGMAYLEKSRFLHRDLACRNILLTSYELVKIGDFGLMRALPDADDCYVMSEPRKVPFPWCAPESLRSRHFSHASDVWMFAVALWEMYSFGEDPWMGLNGSEILRLVMREGQRLSQPDACPPDVYMLMMQCWDLNPKERPSFLGIQRFMETNKCDAAIANLSYRKHGQMSIEAGDKIICIDKRPELHWWKGQNQRTMEIGLFPSTLVTIMKNKKGSDVAKKSQPVSPVRKGSVPTNGFQDELEALRKRRTIESTQPTSTRAGNTASKHFNYSKLTNDRTASERLSRADRDQHSKSLNQVKEDLLIDIDLPPCTMNVTASNKPPNMNISLLDEPIDVPELDTNWGQQSIESLPTYSTETQNRVLPNLYGAKSLDGLNRTSTLATYSTQPLTLDPLQSVTIDNKRPQFISQTFTKINGRYVRTDPPMESEIVNDLPTRSNTESNLYNNATPSHSTNHTPYGTISNNALFNINESNIVKPLEHMSLDDRISESLNLRSKNTNSENIYENSQDYRQTNPIYSNTMSNENDFPIYSNFDATTNQQQFILEKDYYTKFSTPSGSQTTYEKNMYVPHYGEEGEKLKNFSESLENSKNYSALKYQNIDYYSSDYGASTSRVLYDEVNDTASNIYSEIGEVQSEIGDVYSSANYSTPCLYDEVYEPVPRPHRPAPPCPYQPK, encoded by the exons ATGGATTCCAGTCCAGATTGGTTGTATGAGATACTGCAAAATGTGCAACTTGAACAGTTTTATCTGCCTATTAAAGATGAGCTACAG ATAACAAGATTAGCACATTTTGATTATGTGCATTCGGAAGACCTTGAAAAGATTGGCATCAGTAAACCAGGCATTCGGCGACTACAAGACGCTGTTAGGAAAAAGAAGCTACAACTGTGGAATAGAAAATTTTGGAACAAACTGTTTGGATCGTCAAGCTCTGCATCCCGTGAAAAGACTGAAGTAGTAAAGCCACAAGCGCTGACTGACTCTAGAACAACtagttttatattagaaaaagATGTTAT TTTGTACAACGAATTAGGCAATGGATCATTCGGAGTAGTCAAAAGGGGTGAATGGAGAGTCTCAGATCAAGTGAAACTGCCGGTGGCCGTGAAGGTGTTAAAGGAAAGTGTATTCTCTCAACCAGGAGTATACGAAGACTTCAAGAGAGAAGTGGAGGCTATGCACAGCTTGAAACACCCCAACTTGATCAAGTTGCACGGTGTTGTGTTTTACCCTCTAATGATGGTGTGTGAGCTGGCCCCCAAGGGAGCCCTGTTGGACTTCATCAGATCGCAGAACGGTAAACTCTCCCTGAGCTACATATCCAAGTGGTCTGAACAAGTGGCCGCTGGGATGGCATATTTGGAGAAGAGTAGATTTTTGCACAGAGACCTGGCATGCAGAAATATATTGTTGACTAGTTATGAATtg gtaaAGATCGGTGACTTCGGTCTGATGCGGGCGCTGCCGGACGCGGACGACTGCTACGTGATGAGTGAGCCGCGCAAGGTGCCGTTCCCGTGGTGCGCGCCCGAGTCGCTCCGCTCCAGGCACTTCTCGCACGCCTCCGACGTGTGGATGTTCGCCGTGGCGCTCTGGGAGATGTACTCCTTCGGCGAGGATCCTTGGATGG GTTTGAACGGCTCGGAGATCCTCCGGCTGGTGATGCGCGAAGGGCAGCGGCTGTCGCAGCCGGACGCGTGCCCGCCCGACGTGTACATGCTGATGATGCAGTGCTGGGACCTCAACCCCAAGGAGCGGCCCTCCTTCCTCGGCATACAGAGGTTCATGGAGACCAACAAATGTGATGCCGCCATTGCTAACCTTag CTATCGGAAACACGGACAGATGTCGATAGAAGCGGGCGACAAGATCATATGTATCGACAAGCGGCCGGAGCTGCACTGGTGGAAGGGACAGAACCAGAGGACCATGGAGATTGGCCTTTTCCCCAG TACGCTGGTGAcaataatgaaaaacaaaaagggTTCAGATGTGGCCAAGAAATCTCAGCCAGTTTCACCTGTACGGAAAg GGTCGGTTCCAACGAACGGCTTCCAAGACGAGCTGGAAGCGCTCCGTAAGCGCCGCACGATCGAGTCGACGCAACCCACCAGCACGCGCGCCGGCAACACGGCGAGCAAACACTTCAACTACAGCAAGCTGACCAACGACAGGACGGCGAGCGAGCGCCTGTCCAGGGCTGACAGGGACCAGCACTCCAAGAGCCTGAACCAAG TGAAGGAAGATTTGCTGATCGACATAGATTTGCCGCCGTGCACCATGAACGTCACGGCTAGCAACAAACCGCCCAATATGAACATCTCGCTGTTGGACGAGCCTATAGATGTTCCAGAattag atacTAACTGGGGACAACAAAGTATAGAAAGCTTACCAACGTACAGCACAGAAACGCAAAATCGAGTCCTCCCCAATCTCTATGGTGCCAAGTCTTTGGACGGACTTAACAGGACATCAACACTCGCGACATACTCTACCCAACCTCTCACACTTGACCCTTTACAGTCTGTAACCATAGACAATAAGAGACCACAATTTATATCACAGacctttacaaaaataaatggtAGATATGTTCGTACTGACCCACCAATGGAAAGTGAAATAGTGAACGATTTACCAACAAGATCTAACACAGAAAGTAATCTATACAATAATGCAACACCAAGTCATTCAACAAATCATACGCCATATGGAACTATCTCGAATAACGCTCTCTTTAATATAAACGAATCTAATATAGTTAAACCCTTAGAACATATGTCTTTAGATGACAGAATTTCAGAATCCCTGAATCTCAGATCCAAGAATACAAATAGTGAAAACATATACGAGAATAGTCAagattacagacagacaaacccTATATACAGTAATACGATGAGCAATGAAAATGATTTTCCGATATACAGCAATTTTGATGCAACGACAAATCAACAGCAGTTCATATTGGAGAAGGACTATTACACAAAGTTCTCCACACCGTCTGGTAGTCAGACAACATATGAGAAGAACATGTATGTACCACATTATGGAGAAGAAGGTGAAAAGTTGAAGAATTTCAGTGAATCTCTGGAGAACTCGAAGAATTACTCCGCATTAAAGTATCagaatatagattattattcgAGTGATTATGGTGCGTCGACTTCGCGAGTTCTTTACGATGAGGTCAATGACACGGCTAGTAATATTTATAGTGAGATTGGTGAAGTGCAAAGTGAGATTGGTGACGTGTATTCAAGTGCAAACTATTCTACCCCGTGTTTGTATGACGAAGTGTATGAACCTGTGCCGAGGCCTCATCGACCGGCCCCCCCTTGCCCTTATCAACCTAAGTGa